The following are from one region of the Deltaproteobacteria bacterium genome:
- a CDS encoding universal stress protein, with protein sequence MSQQLEANVPPYVIVAAVDGSDMTDVVLQHAIDLARRHDRAVVHVVGVVSIGRGIFAKTSDQDARMDEMEAHLRARAEEATADLAADQGVHVTLHVRAGVPWEEILDVAAETEAHLIVLGRHGWGGRRSRLVGSVSERIARMAPCSVWLVQPPDYAAYRDEEAREEPCAACVEARRTSNGEVWFCEAHRAGTDERRFTTIVSGGGYPIQPGFGLF encoded by the coding sequence ATGTCGCAGCAACTGGAAGCCAACGTGCCACCCTACGTGATCGTCGCCGCCGTCGACGGGTCGGACATGACCGACGTCGTGCTCCAGCACGCGATCGACCTCGCGCGCCGGCACGACCGGGCGGTCGTCCACGTCGTCGGCGTCGTGTCGATCGGGCGCGGGATCTTCGCCAAGACGTCCGACCAGGACGCGCGGATGGACGAGATGGAGGCCCATCTGCGCGCGCGCGCCGAGGAGGCGACGGCCGACCTCGCCGCCGACCAGGGCGTCCACGTCACGTTGCACGTTCGCGCCGGCGTGCCGTGGGAGGAGATCCTCGACGTGGCGGCAGAGACGGAGGCACACCTGATCGTGCTCGGCCGGCACGGCTGGGGCGGTCGCCGATCGCGGCTGGTCGGTTCGGTGTCCGAGCGCATCGCGCGGATGGCGCCGTGCTCGGTGTGGCTGGTGCAACCGCCCGACTATGCTGCGTACCGCGACGAGGAGGCGCGCGAGGAGCCGTGCGCGGCGTGCGTCGAGGCGCGCCGCACGTCCAACGGCGAGGTGTGGTTCTGCGAGGCGCATCGCGCCGGCACGGACGAACGCCGGTTCACGACGATCGTGTCCGGCGGCGGCTATCCGATCCAGCCCGGGTTCGGGCTGTTCTGA
- a CDS encoding thiamine pyrophosphate-binding protein produces MAKKRVWYKAAERDALADGRVMSVTCGRETVCLVRYRGQWAALDNRCPHQGGPLGEGAIENGMLRCPWHGWDFDPLTGKPPGGYDDGVPTFPIEVRDDGVYVGVEEDDERVRTAADVIAETLVAWGVDTAFGMVGHSNLGMADALRCRQEAGELRYYGIRHEGAAAFAASAYGKLTGRPAACLTIAGPGATNLLTGLWDARVDGAPVVALTGQVPTPLIGRGAFQEVDLVDAFGQVAVWRAQAAADSDVAELATLACKHAIVAGGPAHLVLPDDVQVVPRPDAPAGSPTGRIGSRAIAPPADAVDASVALLRKARRPVIVAGHGARFAMQEVIALAEQLRCPVVTTFKAKGQIPDSHPCGCGVLGRSGTPVASWFMNESDLLVVLGASFSNHTGITPKKPTIQVDRDPLRLGRFHPVDVPVWGDVAATVAAWRDAIGGAVDTVDQRPEIAARWAIWRREKSARLAEERGAGVSSAAVFAALTRTAPADAIVAVDVGNNAYSFGRYFECERQSVVLSGYLGSIGFAYPAALGAWAATRGRDPRFAGRKVIAVAGDGGFGQYMGELNTAVKYGMDIALVLLNNGELGKISKEQRAGHWPVWETGLTNPSFARYAEDCGARAARVSRAGELDAALADAIEATGPAVVDIAADPLLV; encoded by the coding sequence ATGGCGAAAAAGCGAGTCTGGTACAAGGCGGCCGAACGCGACGCGCTCGCGGACGGCCGAGTGATGTCCGTGACGTGTGGCCGCGAGACGGTCTGTCTCGTGCGCTACCGCGGCCAGTGGGCGGCGCTCGACAACCGGTGCCCGCACCAGGGTGGGCCGCTCGGCGAGGGCGCGATCGAAAACGGCATGCTGCGGTGTCCGTGGCACGGGTGGGATTTCGATCCGCTCACCGGCAAGCCCCCGGGCGGCTACGACGACGGCGTGCCCACGTTTCCGATCGAGGTGCGCGACGACGGCGTCTACGTCGGCGTCGAGGAGGATGACGAGCGCGTGCGCACCGCGGCGGACGTCATCGCCGAGACCCTGGTCGCGTGGGGCGTCGATACCGCGTTCGGCATGGTCGGCCATTCCAACCTGGGCATGGCGGACGCGCTGCGCTGCCGCCAGGAGGCCGGCGAGCTGCGCTACTACGGCATCCGCCACGAGGGCGCCGCGGCGTTCGCCGCGTCCGCGTACGGCAAGCTCACGGGGCGACCCGCCGCCTGTCTCACGATCGCGGGGCCCGGCGCGACGAACCTGCTCACCGGGTTGTGGGACGCCCGCGTCGACGGCGCACCCGTGGTGGCGCTCACCGGCCAGGTGCCGACGCCGCTCATCGGCCGCGGCGCGTTTCAGGAGGTCGACCTGGTCGACGCGTTCGGCCAGGTCGCGGTGTGGCGCGCGCAGGCTGCGGCGGACAGCGACGTCGCCGAGCTCGCCACGCTCGCCTGCAAGCACGCGATCGTGGCCGGCGGTCCCGCGCACCTCGTGTTGCCCGACGACGTGCAGGTGGTGCCGCGGCCGGATGCTCCGGCTGGCAGCCCGACCGGGCGCATCGGCTCGCGCGCGATCGCGCCGCCGGCGGACGCGGTGGACGCATCGGTGGCGCTGCTGCGCAAGGCCCGGCGACCGGTGATCGTCGCCGGCCACGGCGCTCGGTTCGCGATGCAGGAGGTGATCGCGCTGGCCGAGCAGCTGCGGTGTCCGGTCGTGACGACCTTCAAGGCCAAGGGGCAGATTCCCGACAGCCATCCGTGCGGCTGCGGCGTGCTGGGCCGCAGCGGCACGCCGGTGGCGAGCTGGTTCATGAACGAGAGCGACCTGCTCGTCGTGCTCGGCGCGAGCTTCAGCAACCACACCGGCATCACGCCGAAGAAGCCGACGATTCAGGTGGATCGCGATCCGTTGCGCCTGGGACGGTTTCATCCGGTCGACGTGCCGGTATGGGGCGACGTCGCGGCCACGGTCGCGGCGTGGCGCGACGCGATCGGCGGCGCGGTCGACACCGTCGATCAGCGGCCGGAGATCGCCGCGCGGTGGGCCATCTGGCGCCGCGAGAAGAGCGCGCGGCTCGCGGAGGAGCGCGGCGCCGGCGTGAGCTCGGCCGCGGTGTTCGCCGCCCTCACGCGGACGGCGCCGGCCGACGCGATCGTCGCCGTCGACGTGGGCAACAACGCGTACTCGTTCGGGCGCTACTTCGAGTGCGAGCGCCAGTCCGTCGTGCTGTCGGGCTACCTGGGGTCGATCGGCTTTGCGTATCCCGCTGCGCTCGGGGCGTGGGCGGCCACGCGCGGGCGCGACCCGCGGTTTGCCGGGCGCAAGGTGATCGCGGTCGCGGGCGACGGCGGCTTCGGCCAGTACATGGGCGAACTCAATACGGCCGTCAAGTACGGTATGGACATCGCGCTGGTGCTGCTCAACAACGGCGAACTCGGCAAGATCTCGAAGGAGCAGCGCGCCGGCCACTGGCCCGTGTGGGAGACGGGGCTGACCAATCCGAGCTTTGCCCGCTACGCGGAGGACTGCGGCGCGCGGGCTGCGCGGGTGTCGCGCGCGGGCGAACTCGATGCCGCCCTCGCGGACGCGATCGAGGCGACCGGTCCCGCCGTCGTCGACATCGCGGCGGACCCGCTGCTCGTGTAG
- a CDS encoding serine/threonine protein kinase, which yields MTGDRLSLQHNVGRVIAGKYELRELAGEGGMATVWRARMYGAAGFSREVAVKKMKAEFRAIKNYIDMFVEEARVGSDLQHPNIVQVYDFCQDDEKSYYLVMEWVDGVDFGSFVRAFRAQGHPIPWPLVAAIGVGVLRGLAAAHERRGPTGQPAPVIHRDVSPQNILLRRDGIVKLSDFGLARAMDRIHSLTAPGTVKGKLSYLAPEITMGRSATVLSDLFSAGSVLWEGLAGAPLFDGERDVDVFAKIRRGEVRPIEQVRPDVPVALAQVVHRALAVAPRERFPSARQMANELASVLATVQSPTDAQTLLGRAVDCARQWLGGARSTARPR from the coding sequence GTGACGGGCGACCGCCTATCGCTGCAGCACAACGTCGGCCGCGTGATCGCGGGCAAGTACGAGTTGCGCGAGCTGGCGGGGGAGGGCGGAATGGCGACCGTGTGGCGCGCGCGCATGTACGGCGCGGCGGGGTTTTCGCGCGAGGTCGCCGTCAAGAAGATGAAGGCCGAGTTTCGCGCGATCAAAAATTACATCGACATGTTCGTCGAGGAGGCGCGCGTCGGCTCCGACCTCCAACACCCCAACATCGTGCAGGTCTACGACTTCTGCCAGGATGACGAGAAGTCGTACTACCTGGTGATGGAGTGGGTCGACGGCGTCGATTTCGGCTCGTTCGTGCGCGCGTTTCGCGCCCAGGGTCATCCGATTCCGTGGCCGCTCGTCGCCGCGATCGGCGTCGGCGTGCTCCGCGGCCTGGCGGCCGCGCACGAGCGTCGCGGGCCGACGGGCCAGCCGGCGCCCGTCATCCATCGCGATGTCTCGCCGCAAAACATCCTGTTGCGGCGCGACGGCATCGTGAAGCTCAGTGACTTCGGCCTCGCGCGCGCGATGGACCGCATTCACAGCTTGACCGCGCCCGGCACGGTCAAGGGCAAGCTGTCGTATCTGGCGCCCGAGATCACGATGGGGCGCAGCGCCACGGTCCTGTCGGACCTGTTTTCCGCGGGTTCGGTGCTGTGGGAGGGGTTGGCCGGAGCGCCGCTGTTCGACGGCGAGCGCGACGTCGACGTGTTCGCCAAGATCCGTCGCGGCGAGGTCCGCCCGATCGAGCAGGTGCGCCCCGACGTCCCCGTGGCGCTCGCGCAGGTGGTGCACCGCGCGCTGGCCGTCGCGCCGCGCGAGCGGTTTCCGAGCGCGCGGCAGATGGCCAACGAACTCGCGTCGGTGCTCGCGACCGTGCAGTCGCCCACCGATGCACAGACCCTGCTGGGGCGGGCGGTCGACTGCGCGCGCCAGTGGCTCGGGGGCGCGCGGTCGACCGCGCGACCGCGTTAG
- a CDS encoding serine/threonine-protein kinase PknK: MKDTGDAEFGGTDRFAVRRRIGAGGMGIVYEAHDRERDAPVALKTLRRINAQGLYRLKQEFRALRDLQHPNLVSLGELVEDGGHWFFTMELVPGRDFLSYVRPRALASGSLWAAPVLPSALRDTVRDTADFARPAFDEDRLRDALGQLARGLRALHGAGKVHRDIKPNNIIVTDQGRVVLLDFGLALDTTDADDSTEQAVVGTVAYMAPEQAASKPVGPPADWYSVGVLLYEALTGEVPFDGAALSVMMEKQRTPPRPPSELVSGIPPDLERLCLDLLAFDPAARPDGDEVLRRLALPVGDDASPPARASSSLASPPFVGRARELDALRAAFERTRGGAGATVIVAGESGVGKTALIHHFTRSLTWEGEPVVVLRGRCYERESVPFKGLDGVVDALSRFLRRLPRSDAAGMLPRHASLLPQIFPVLGRVECIAGAPRPLQPIQDPRELRNRAFGALRELFCKLAERFPIVVVIDDLQWTDADSLLLLGDLVRPPDAPPLLLIASVRSEAAHVVDSIPGPVIRIHLDRLPPDEARALAEQLLARRNLDRRDAIDAIADEANGHPLFIDELVRHAADSTSGDSSISHLRLDEAILERVDRLDARSRRLLDLVCLAAAPISQAVLAQAAEVPGADASRDLATLRVANLVRAARASDRYEPYHDRIREAVSSVMADDRRRAYHARLALALEASDDPSRTPEVLVYHLEAAGRVADATAHAEEAARRASHGLAFERAAELYRTALRLGDYDADKRRKLLIALGEALANAGRGPESAEVNLQAAEGADPTTRLECQRRAAEQLLISGHIERGLDALERVLAEIGEKLPKTPARALASVLWSRARLRLRGLDFTERHESEIAAHVLTRIDVYKSVAHGLGVVDTIRGVDFQHRGLLLALQTGEPFRVGRALLEGGAYLAVQGGRAVKRGRELVHRAADIAERTGDPYLKALTAGVDGVASYYEGRLRPAYERLRTAETTFVEQTHGATWELNTVRLFRMFVLRRLGWWTEIAKCFDDYVRDAMRRGDNHMETSLRWSCNDVWLARGDVDQAKADLESKTWLPPEGRFHLQHFYALRARAEIALYTGEARGFRERMADQFRALRRSMLLRIHDVRAEVHFALARCALVDGDLRTAAKLARTLRDDGVSFAVAWGILVDAMVLAASGQSAKARRRLREAILFTEEVNMRLFNAVARRHLGRLIGGAEGDAHVAAADRVFADESIAEPERFAEVCCPFVAQSARGTA; the protein is encoded by the coding sequence GTGAAGGACACGGGGGACGCGGAATTCGGCGGGACCGACCGGTTCGCCGTGCGCCGGCGGATCGGCGCCGGCGGAATGGGCATCGTGTACGAGGCCCACGACCGCGAGCGAGACGCCCCGGTCGCGCTGAAGACCTTGCGGCGCATCAACGCGCAGGGGCTGTATCGGCTCAAGCAGGAGTTTCGCGCGCTGCGCGACCTGCAACACCCGAACCTCGTGTCGCTCGGGGAGTTGGTCGAAGACGGCGGCCACTGGTTCTTCACGATGGAACTGGTGCCCGGGCGCGACTTTCTGTCGTACGTCCGCCCGCGCGCGCTCGCGTCCGGTAGCCTGTGGGCCGCGCCGGTGCTGCCGAGCGCGCTGCGCGACACCGTGCGGGACACCGCCGATTTCGCCCGCCCGGCGTTCGACGAAGATCGCCTGCGCGACGCGCTCGGCCAGCTCGCCCGCGGCCTGCGCGCGCTGCACGGCGCCGGCAAGGTCCATCGCGACATCAAGCCGAACAACATCATCGTCACCGACCAGGGGCGCGTCGTGTTGCTCGACTTCGGCCTGGCGCTCGACACCACCGACGCGGACGACTCGACCGAGCAGGCCGTCGTCGGGACCGTCGCGTACATGGCGCCGGAGCAGGCGGCGTCCAAACCGGTCGGGCCGCCGGCCGATTGGTACAGCGTCGGCGTGCTGCTGTACGAGGCGCTCACCGGCGAGGTCCCGTTCGACGGCGCCGCGCTGTCGGTCATGATGGAGAAGCAGCGCACGCCGCCGCGGCCGCCGTCGGAGCTGGTGTCCGGCATCCCGCCCGACCTCGAGCGCCTGTGCCTCGATCTGCTCGCGTTCGATCCGGCCGCTCGACCGGACGGCGACGAGGTGCTCCGGCGCCTGGCGCTGCCCGTCGGCGACGACGCATCGCCGCCCGCGCGCGCGTCGTCGTCGCTCGCGTCGCCGCCGTTCGTCGGCCGCGCGCGCGAGCTGGACGCGTTGCGCGCCGCGTTCGAGCGCACGCGGGGGGGCGCGGGCGCGACCGTCATCGTCGCCGGCGAGTCGGGCGTCGGCAAGACCGCGCTCATCCACCACTTCACGAGATCGCTTACCTGGGAGGGCGAACCGGTCGTCGTGCTGCGGGGCCGCTGCTACGAGCGCGAGAGCGTACCGTTCAAGGGGCTCGACGGCGTGGTCGACGCCCTGTCTCGGTTCTTGCGCCGGCTGCCTCGGTCGGACGCCGCGGGCATGCTGCCGCGCCACGCGTCGCTGCTGCCGCAGATCTTCCCGGTGCTCGGCCGGGTCGAGTGCATCGCCGGCGCGCCCCGGCCGTTGCAGCCGATTCAGGACCCGCGCGAGCTGCGGAACCGCGCGTTTGGTGCGCTGCGCGAGCTGTTCTGCAAGCTCGCCGAGCGGTTCCCGATCGTCGTGGTCATCGACGACTTGCAGTGGACCGACGCCGACAGCTTGCTGCTGCTGGGCGACCTCGTCCGGCCGCCCGACGCGCCGCCGCTGCTGTTGATCGCGTCCGTGCGCAGCGAAGCCGCACACGTGGTCGACTCGATTCCCGGTCCGGTCATTCGCATCCACCTCGACCGCCTGCCGCCGGACGAAGCGCGCGCTCTCGCCGAACAGCTGCTCGCCCGGCGCAACCTCGACCGCCGCGACGCGATCGACGCCATCGCCGACGAGGCAAACGGCCACCCGCTGTTCATCGACGAGCTGGTCCGCCACGCCGCCGACTCGACCTCCGGGGACAGTTCGATCAGCCACCTGCGCCTCGACGAGGCGATCCTCGAACGCGTCGATCGCCTCGACGCGCGCAGCCGGCGCCTGCTCGACCTCGTCTGCCTGGCCGCCGCGCCGATCTCGCAAGCGGTGCTGGCGCAGGCGGCCGAAGTACCGGGGGCGGATGCGTCGCGCGATCTCGCCACCCTGCGCGTCGCCAACCTCGTGCGCGCCGCGCGCGCGTCCGACCGCTACGAGCCCTACCACGACCGCATTCGCGAGGCCGTGTCGTCGGTGATGGCCGATGACCGGCGGCGCGCGTACCACGCCCGACTGGCGCTGGCGCTCGAGGCGTCGGACGACCCGAGCCGTACGCCCGAGGTGCTCGTCTACCACCTCGAAGCGGCCGGGCGGGTCGCCGACGCCACCGCCCACGCCGAAGAGGCGGCCCGCCGCGCCAGCCACGGTCTCGCGTTCGAGCGGGCGGCCGAGCTGTACCGCACGGCCCTGCGCCTCGGCGACTACGACGCCGACAAGCGCCGCAAGCTGCTCATCGCGCTGGGCGAGGCGCTGGCCAACGCCGGCCGCGGGCCGGAGTCCGCCGAGGTGAACCTGCAGGCCGCCGAGGGCGCGGACCCGACGACGCGCCTCGAGTGCCAGCGCCGCGCCGCCGAGCAACTGCTGATCAGCGGCCACATCGAGCGCGGGCTCGACGCGCTCGAGCGCGTCCTCGCGGAGATCGGCGAGAAGCTGCCGAAGACCCCCGCGCGCGCCCTCGCGTCGGTGTTGTGGTCGCGCGCGCGCTTGCGCCTTCGCGGGCTCGACTTCACCGAACGGCACGAGTCGGAGATTGCGGCGCACGTGCTCACCCGCATCGACGTCTACAAGAGCGTCGCCCACGGCCTCGGCGTGGTCGACACGATCCGCGGCGTGGACTTCCAGCACCGCGGCCTGCTGCTCGCGCTGCAGACGGGCGAACCGTTTCGCGTCGGCCGCGCGCTGCTCGAGGGCGGCGCGTACCTCGCCGTCCAGGGGGGGCGCGCGGTCAAGCGCGGGCGCGAACTGGTCCACCGCGCCGCCGACATCGCCGAACGAACCGGCGACCCGTACCTGAAGGCGCTCACCGCCGGGGTCGACGGCGTCGCGAGCTACTACGAGGGACGACTCCGGCCTGCATACGAGCGGCTGCGCACCGCCGAGACCACGTTCGTCGAACAGACCCACGGCGCGACGTGGGAGCTGAACACGGTCCGCCTGTTTCGCATGTTCGTGTTGCGCCGCCTCGGCTGGTGGACCGAGATCGCCAAGTGTTTCGACGACTACGTCCGCGACGCCATGCGCCGCGGCGACAACCACATGGAGACGTCGCTGCGCTGGTCGTGCAACGACGTGTGGCTCGCCCGCGGCGACGTCGACCAGGCAAAAGCCGATCTCGAGTCGAAGACGTGGCTGCCGCCGGAAGGTCGGTTTCACCTACAACACTTCTACGCGCTGCGCGCCCGCGCCGAGATCGCGCTGTACACGGGCGAGGCGCGCGGATTTCGCGAGCGCATGGCGGACCAGTTCCGCGCCCTGCGCCGATCCATGCTGTTGCGCATCCACGACGTGCGCGCGGAGGTTCACTTCGCGCTGGCGCGCTGCGCGCTCGTCGACGGCGACCTGCGGACGGCCGCGAAGCTCGCGCGCACGTTGCGCGACGACGGCGTATCGTTTGCGGTCGCCTGGGGCATCCTGGTCGACGCGATGGTGCTCGCGGCGAGCGGCCAGTCGGCCAAAGCGCGCCGCCGCCTGCGCGAGGCGATCCTGTTTACCGAGGAAGTCAACATGCGGCTGTTCAACGCGGTGGCGCGCCGCCACCTCGGCCGGCTGATCGGCGGCGCCGAGGGCGATGCGCACGTCGCCGCGGCCGACCGCGTGTTCGCCGACGAGTCGATCGCCGAACCGGAGCGGTTCGCCGAAGTCTGCTGCCCGTTTGTGGCACAATCCGCGCGTGGCACTGCATGA
- a CDS encoding phosphoenolpyruvate carboxylase, whose amino-acid sequence MRTSPRPTACSPTSRSPNRSGSPKSAARLWHNPRVALHDDVRWLGAALGDAIRRLAGEDVYRAVEALRVACRARRRHEPDAPSLDALRAEVDAMPLSLAAQVARAFGVYFLLINTAEQVDRARRRRAHQRRHHAEPPQPGSVHWAIEELARRGKTAADVADALARLDVRPVLTAHPTEATRRTLLGLQARVASLLLDRDDASDVERASIERDLEAEIELLWLTSAVRADRPQVADEIGTVSWYLEDRFFAAAGRVVGRVEEAYEAVFGRPLGDVRPLRFGSWVGGDRDGNPFVTPEVTVAASRRNAWALLGRYVDAVDDLIERLSLSSRVAGPFSELRASLVRDREDLPDVWEANRRRDRDEPIRLKLSFMRARLEATRAAIAARYAGREPVDLAATYPDAAAFERDIRIVEAALAEAGATRSIRAHIRPLLRRLRIFGFHGYLLDVREDAAVHTAAVDAIASATGTDLSTTDALTGELLSRRPLVGPNVPLDAATRRTIDVFRAIDRIQDEVDPDAAQTYIVSMTRGADDLLRVLLLAREVGLVDLAGDPPRSHIDVVPLFETRADLVAAPAIVRALFDNRAYARQLAARGRRQEIMIGYSDSAKDAGILPAAWSLYRAQTALADLCRDAGVALTLFHGQGGTVGRGGGSPVYRALTALPPATVDGRIKITEQGEVISQKYGLPPIARRSLEVVITGTLMTSFDDWRTRVEPGEVDRFFATMERLAELALPVFRARVHDDPLLFELFNRCTPVKELANVHFGSRPAYRERGAGTMKGIRAIPWVFGWTQIRLMLPGWLGVGTALAEVAAEPGGLDLLRRMARTWPFFDDLLAKIEMVCAKADPDIARLYVAALGGDPRFDALLDDLIAEYRRTVDALLAIRQTDHLLSDQPQLRVALALRDPYIDPLSLLQISLLSRKRAAAADSADLAMIDLALSSTLNGIAQGLKNTG is encoded by the coding sequence ATGCGCACGTCGCCGCGGCCGACCGCGTGTTCGCCGACGAGTCGATCGCCGAACCGGAGCGGTTCGCCGAAGTCTGCTGCCCGTTTGTGGCACAATCCGCGCGTGGCACTGCATGACGACGTCCGCTGGCTCGGCGCGGCGCTCGGCGACGCGATCCGGCGACTCGCGGGCGAGGACGTCTATCGCGCGGTGGAGGCGCTGCGCGTCGCGTGCCGCGCGCGCCGGCGTCACGAGCCCGATGCGCCGTCGCTCGACGCTCTGCGCGCCGAGGTGGACGCGATGCCGCTGTCGCTGGCGGCGCAGGTCGCTCGTGCGTTCGGCGTCTACTTCTTGTTGATCAACACCGCCGAACAGGTCGACCGCGCGCGCCGGCGCCGCGCACACCAGCGCCGCCATCACGCCGAGCCGCCGCAACCCGGTTCCGTGCATTGGGCGATCGAGGAGTTGGCTCGCCGGGGCAAGACGGCGGCGGACGTCGCCGACGCGCTCGCGCGCCTGGACGTTCGGCCGGTTCTCACCGCTCATCCGACCGAGGCGACGAGGCGCACGCTGCTCGGCCTACAGGCGCGCGTCGCGTCGCTGCTGCTCGATCGCGACGACGCGTCCGACGTCGAGCGCGCTTCGATCGAGCGCGACCTCGAAGCGGAGATCGAGCTATTGTGGCTCACGTCGGCGGTGCGCGCCGATCGGCCGCAGGTCGCCGACGAGATCGGCACCGTGTCCTGGTATCTCGAGGACCGGTTCTTCGCCGCCGCCGGCCGCGTGGTCGGTCGCGTCGAGGAAGCCTACGAGGCGGTGTTCGGGCGCCCGCTCGGCGACGTGCGGCCGCTGCGGTTCGGCAGTTGGGTCGGCGGCGACCGCGACGGCAATCCGTTCGTGACCCCGGAGGTCACGGTCGCCGCGTCGCGGCGCAACGCGTGGGCGCTGCTCGGCCGGTACGTCGACGCCGTCGACGACCTGATCGAACGGCTGTCGCTGTCGAGCCGCGTGGCCGGGCCGTTTTCCGAGTTGCGCGCGTCGCTCGTGCGCGACCGCGAGGACCTGCCCGACGTATGGGAGGCCAACCGACGCCGCGATCGAGACGAACCGATCCGACTGAAGCTGAGCTTCATGCGCGCGCGGCTCGAAGCGACCCGCGCCGCGATCGCGGCCCGCTATGCCGGGCGCGAGCCCGTCGACCTGGCAGCCACCTATCCCGATGCGGCGGCATTCGAGCGCGACATCCGCATCGTCGAGGCTGCGCTGGCCGAAGCCGGCGCCACCCGCTCCATCCGCGCACACATCCGCCCCTTGCTGCGCCGGCTGCGCATCTTCGGTTTTCACGGCTACCTGCTCGACGTTCGCGAGGACGCCGCCGTCCACACCGCCGCCGTCGATGCCATCGCGAGCGCGACCGGCACCGACCTGTCGACCACCGATGCGCTCACCGGCGAGCTGCTCAGCCGCCGCCCGTTGGTCGGCCCCAACGTGCCGCTCGACGCCGCGACGCGGCGCACGATCGACGTGTTTCGCGCGATCGACCGCATTCAGGACGAGGTCGACCCGGACGCCGCACAGACCTACATCGTGTCGATGACGCGCGGCGCCGACGACCTGCTGCGGGTCCTGTTGTTGGCGCGCGAGGTCGGCCTCGTGGACCTGGCCGGCGATCCGCCGCGATCGCACATCGACGTCGTGCCGCTGTTCGAGACGCGAGCCGATCTCGTCGCGGCCCCCGCGATCGTGCGCGCGCTGTTCGACAACCGGGCATACGCGCGCCAGCTCGCCGCGCGCGGCCGCCGCCAGGAGATCATGATCGGCTACTCCGACTCGGCCAAGGACGCGGGCATCCTCCCGGCGGCGTGGTCGCTGTACCGCGCGCAGACGGCGCTGGCCGACCTGTGCCGCGACGCCGGCGTCGCGTTGACCCTGTTTCACGGCCAGGGCGGCACGGTGGGTCGCGGCGGCGGTTCGCCCGTGTACCGGGCGCTGACCGCGCTGCCGCCCGCCACCGTCGACGGTCGCATCAAGATCACCGAGCAGGGCGAGGTCATCTCGCAGAAGTACGGCCTGCCGCCGATCGCGCGCCGCAGCCTCGAGGTCGTGATCACCGGCACCCTGATGACGTCGTTCGACGACTGGCGCACGCGCGTCGAGCCGGGCGAGGTGGACCGGTTCTTCGCGACCATGGAGCGACTAGCCGAACTCGCGCTGCCGGTGTTCCGCGCGCGGGTTCACGACGACCCGCTCCTGTTCGAGCTGTTCAACCGCTGCACGCCCGTCAAGGAGCTGGCGAACGTGCACTTCGGATCCCGCCCCGCATACCGGGAGCGCGGCGCGGGCACGATGAAGGGCATCCGCGCGATCCCGTGGGTGTTCGGCTGGACGCAAATCCGCCTGATGTTGCCCGGGTGGCTCGGCGTCGGCACCGCGCTCGCCGAGGTGGCGGCCGAACCGGGCGGCCTCGATCTGCTGCGGCGCATGGCGCGCACCTGGCCGTTTTTCGACGACCTGCTCGCGAAGATCGAGATGGTCTGCGCCAAGGCGGACCCGGACATCGCCAGGCTGTACGTCGCGGCGCTCGGCGGCGACCCGCGGTTCGACGCCCTGCTCGACGACCTCATCGCAGAGTACCGCCGCACGGTCGACGCGCTGCTCGCGATCCGGCAGACCGATCATCTGTTGTCGGATCAACCTCAGCTTCGCGTGGCACTCGCCCTGCGCGATCCCTACATCGACCCGCTGTCGCTGTTGCAGATATCGCTGCTGTCGCGCAAACGCGCCGCAGCCGCGGACTCCGCCGACCTCGCCATGATCGACCTCGCGCTCAGCTCGACCCTCAACGGCATCGCGCAGGGGCTCAAGAACACCGGATGA